A single genomic interval of Picosynechococcus sp. PCC 7003 harbors:
- the nadC gene encoding carboxylating nicotinate-nucleotide diphosphorylase, which yields MATLPPWIIIDPLLQQWLQEDLGRGDRTTQSLFAHTQAPIGQAQLILKADGRVAGLPLVTRVFQLLDPQHFQFETVLSEGVSGQPKDLIATMTAPLDILLMGERVALNILMRLSGIATMTAQYVDKIADLPTQLVDTRKTTPGLRLLEKYAVQVGGGQNHRFGLDDAVMIKDNHIQAAGGISQAIALVRQNMPYPLAIEVEAETPEQAFEAVTAGADILMLDNMSVDMMADLIPQLREKNPRLKLEASGNITLETLREVALTGIDYISTSATITRAPWLDISMKITA from the coding sequence ATGGCAACCTTACCCCCTTGGATCATTATTGATCCCCTTCTCCAACAATGGTTACAGGAAGATCTCGGACGCGGCGATCGCACGACTCAATCTCTTTTTGCACATACCCAAGCCCCCATCGGTCAGGCGCAATTGATTTTGAAAGCGGATGGTCGGGTTGCGGGTTTACCCTTAGTAACGCGGGTGTTCCAGTTGCTTGATCCCCAGCATTTTCAGTTTGAAACGGTTTTATCTGAAGGTGTCTCGGGACAGCCTAAGGATTTAATTGCCACGATGACCGCTCCCCTCGATATTTTGCTCATGGGAGAACGGGTCGCGTTAAATATTTTGATGCGCTTGAGTGGGATCGCGACGATGACGGCGCAGTATGTAGATAAAATTGCTGATTTGCCGACACAGTTGGTGGATACGCGCAAAACAACCCCCGGTTTACGTCTGCTGGAAAAATATGCGGTGCAGGTGGGCGGCGGACAAAACCATCGTTTCGGGCTGGATGATGCGGTGATGATCAAGGACAACCACATTCAGGCGGCAGGGGGAATTTCGCAGGCGATCGCCCTTGTGCGGCAAAATATGCCCTATCCCTTGGCGATTGAAGTGGAAGCGGAAACTCCTGAGCAAGCGTTTGAGGCAGTGACGGCGGGGGCAGATATTTTGATGTTGGATAATATGTCCGTGGACATGATGGCAGATTTAATCCCCCAGTTACGGGAAAAAAACCCGCGTCTGAAATTGGAAGCGTCCGGCAATATCACCCTTGAGACCTTGCGGGAAGTGGCATTGACGGGGATCGATTATATTTCCACCAGTGCGACGATCACCCGTGCACCGTGGCTCGATATCAGCATGAAAATTACGGCTTAA
- a CDS encoding GAF domain-containing SpoIIE family protein phosphatase: MGEDVEFLRAQIAKLNREQTKVQDLLSSLGFALRSFNNLNQFLELTPLMSARVVDADGGALVLFDAQGQVQLEKFYCGEGGDCQFIQQAFTQLQTGNHKTNQEAATCTAQEALQFDEKLQAQLGEKIRVCSTPILVKNVTRGKLYVFSRDPQYGWDITRRKLVQLVADQTAVAIANNDLTSKLRSKEKQDRELEIASEIQNHLLPSECPQIKGLAIAADYRNAYRVGGDYYDFIPSNYDRIRRQDDPKLVQCVPWSIVIGDVMGKGVPAGLIMTMTRGMLRAEVLNRHSPAKILEHLNRVMYADLDNSHRFVTLFYSEYDPKTRTLSYSNAAHHPPLLWRAQTQNIEPLDTQGMLIGLDLDSSYEDAQVVLEVGDIILYYTDGFTDAVNSHGDRFDEENLVRVFQNACQHCQTPEAIVQELFTQVEKFTYPKVRGGDDMTLVVVQVQSEAIESHLCQHHDC, encoded by the coding sequence ATTGGCGAAGATGTCGAATTTTTGCGGGCGCAAATTGCGAAGCTCAATCGGGAACAAACGAAGGTTCAAGATCTGTTGAGTTCCTTGGGGTTTGCCCTTAGAAGTTTTAATAATCTCAACCAATTTCTTGAGTTAACGCCTTTAATGTCCGCGCGGGTGGTAGATGCCGACGGTGGCGCTTTGGTGTTGTTTGATGCCCAGGGCCAGGTGCAGTTAGAGAAATTTTATTGTGGTGAAGGGGGAGATTGCCAATTTATTCAACAGGCGTTTACGCAGCTTCAGACGGGAAATCATAAAACAAACCAGGAAGCAGCAACCTGTACGGCCCAGGAAGCGTTGCAGTTTGACGAAAAACTCCAGGCCCAGCTTGGGGAAAAAATCCGTGTTTGTAGTACGCCTATCCTTGTCAAAAATGTGACCCGTGGCAAGCTCTACGTATTCAGTCGTGATCCCCAATATGGCTGGGACATTACCCGGCGCAAATTGGTGCAACTGGTGGCGGATCAAACGGCGGTGGCGATCGCCAACAATGACCTCACCAGCAAACTCCGCAGCAAAGAAAAACAAGACCGGGAACTGGAAATCGCCTCGGAAATTCAAAACCATCTTTTGCCCAGCGAATGTCCCCAAATTAAAGGTTTGGCGATCGCCGCTGATTATCGCAACGCCTACCGAGTCGGGGGCGACTACTACGACTTTATCCCCAGCAACTACGACCGTATCCGTCGCCAAGATGATCCCAAGCTTGTGCAATGTGTCCCCTGGAGTATCGTCATCGGCGATGTCATGGGGAAAGGCGTCCCAGCAGGTTTAATTATGACCATGACCCGGGGGATGCTCCGGGCCGAAGTGCTTAACCGCCACAGCCCCGCAAAAATCCTTGAGCATCTCAATCGGGTTATGTACGCGGATCTAGACAATTCCCACCGCTTTGTGACCCTATTTTATTCAGAATACGACCCGAAAACCCGCACCTTGTCCTATAGCAATGCGGCCCATCACCCCCCCCTGTTGTGGCGCGCCCAAACCCAAAACATTGAACCCCTCGACACCCAGGGAATGTTGATTGGTCTTGATCTAGATTCGTCCTACGAAGACGCCCAAGTGGTGCTTGAAGTGGGAGATATTATCCTCTACTACACCGATGGGTTTACCGATGCCGTCAACTCCCATGGCGATCGCTTTGACGAAGAAAACCTCGTGCGCGTCTTTCAGAATGCCTGCCAACATTGCCAAACACCGGAAGCTATTGTGCAGGAGCTCTTTACCCAAGTGGAAAAATTCACCTATCCCAAAGTGCGTGGCGGTGATGATATGACCTTGGTTGTTGTGCAGGTACAATCAGAAGCAATCGAGTCTCATCTGTGTCAACACCATGATTGCTAA
- the petG gene encoding cytochrome b6-f complex subunit V, translating into MIEPLLLGIVLGLIPVTLAGLFVAAYLQYKRGNDLGME; encoded by the coding sequence GTGATTGAACCCCTCTTACTCGGCATTGTGTTGGGCCTGATCCCCGTAACCCTCGCGGGTTTGTTTGTCGCTGCTTACCTCCAGTACAAGCGTGGTAACGACCTCGGCATGGAGTAA
- the priA gene encoding primosomal protein N': MGWLEVLVDCGYTQGLFTYGVPPELTVVPGDIVLVGFGAQQVGAIAIRFNSDLPQGLDPKQIRPVQGIVARGFFSPHYWQLLLQVAQEYQTDMMTVVRMALPPGLLRRSQPRVRLLKTDLASIDIDYLPPTAQQLLRLLQRGSTQDYSVKYLQRQIKSVYRGIQELEKAGLAERYLAEPQMIQGQRRKSVSYVGEREGITKRQQEILLVLRHEGGEMWLSELVGVAKTTAATVAKMAKIGCVAIAEREKLRLHRAPDQDADQAKSLTAAQQQALRTIQNIQGYGEVLLHGVTGSGKTEVYLQAIAPLLSQQKSALVLVPEIGLTPQLVDRFRARFGDRVLTYHSGLSAGERYDTWRQMLRPDSQIIIGTRSAIFAPLPNLGMIILDEEHDSSYKQDQPAPTYHARTVARWRSQQENCPLILGSATPALDTWVKFQTAQNPNYHYISLPERVQARPLPPVEIVDMRHELRAGNYSLFSQPLRQALERIAQTHEQGILFVARRGHSTFVSCRSCGYVMECPHCDVSLSYHYVQEGSLPLLRCHYCDYSQVQPKHCPECNSPFFKFFGNGTQKVFQAIAKEFPQLRCLRFDSDTTRRKGAHRDLLGQFARGEADILLGTQMLTKGLDVAQVTLVGVIAADGLLHQSDYRAAERTFQTLTQVAGRAGRGDEPGQVIIQTYSPEHPVIQAVKTHDYLTFAQREMSQRQELDYPPFGKLVLLRFSGENHDQVRYTAEAIAEKCFPLLEPEDELLGPVPANILRVARRYRWQVVLKFPQSKTEVPDLTFLREFCPRTVSLSINVDPLYID, from the coding sequence TTGGGTTGGCTTGAGGTCTTAGTTGATTGTGGTTATACACAGGGACTTTTTACCTATGGCGTTCCGCCAGAATTAACGGTGGTGCCAGGGGACATTGTGTTGGTGGGGTTTGGAGCGCAACAGGTGGGGGCGATCGCCATTCGTTTCAACTCAGATCTCCCCCAGGGACTGGATCCCAAGCAAATCCGCCCGGTGCAGGGGATCGTTGCGCGGGGATTTTTTTCGCCTCATTATTGGCAGCTTTTGTTACAGGTCGCCCAGGAATACCAAACGGATATGATGACGGTGGTACGGATGGCTCTGCCGCCGGGTTTATTACGGCGATCGCAACCCCGTGTTCGGCTCTTGAAAACCGATCTCGCCTCCATCGACATCGACTATTTACCGCCGACGGCACAGCAACTTTTACGTTTGCTCCAGCGGGGATCAACCCAGGACTATAGTGTAAAGTACCTCCAACGACAGATTAAATCGGTCTATCGTGGGATACAGGAGTTGGAAAAAGCGGGCCTCGCAGAGCGGTATTTGGCGGAACCCCAGATGATTCAAGGGCAGCGGCGCAAGTCGGTAAGTTATGTGGGCGAAAGGGAGGGGATCACGAAACGGCAACAGGAAATTTTGCTGGTGTTGCGCCATGAAGGGGGCGAAATGTGGCTCTCGGAATTGGTGGGAGTGGCGAAAACAACGGCGGCCACGGTAGCGAAGATGGCAAAAATCGGTTGCGTGGCGATCGCCGAACGGGAGAAATTACGCTTACACCGCGCTCCCGATCAAGATGCAGATCAAGCTAAATCTTTAACCGCCGCCCAACAGCAAGCCCTGAGAACAATTCAAAACATTCAAGGGTACGGGGAAGTTTTATTGCATGGGGTGACGGGATCTGGAAAAACCGAGGTTTATCTCCAGGCGATCGCCCCCCTGTTATCGCAACAAAAATCCGCCCTTGTGCTTGTGCCGGAAATTGGTTTAACGCCGCAATTGGTGGATCGCTTTCGGGCGCGGTTTGGCGATCGCGTTTTGACTTACCACAGCGGTTTATCGGCGGGGGAACGCTACGACACATGGCGACAGATGTTACGCCCCGACAGTCAAATTATCATTGGCACCCGTTCCGCCATTTTTGCGCCCCTGCCCAATCTGGGGATGATCATCCTCGACGAAGAACACGACAGCAGTTACAAACAGGATCAGCCTGCCCCCACCTACCACGCCCGCACCGTCGCTCGGTGGCGATCGCAGCAGGAAAATTGTCCACTCATTCTCGGTTCCGCGACCCCCGCCCTGGATACTTGGGTCAAATTTCAAACCGCCCAAAACCCAAATTACCATTACATTTCCCTGCCTGAGAGGGTACAGGCTCGTCCCCTGCCCCCCGTGGAAATTGTCGATATGCGCCACGAACTACGCGCGGGTAATTATTCCCTCTTTAGCCAGCCCCTCCGGCAAGCCCTCGAACGCATTGCCCAAACCCACGAACAGGGTATTTTATTTGTTGCCCGTCGCGGTCACAGCACCTTTGTGTCCTGTCGCAGTTGCGGCTACGTGATGGAATGTCCCCACTGTGATGTGTCTCTTTCCTACCATTACGTTCAGGAAGGCAGTTTACCGCTATTGCGCTGTCACTATTGCGATTACAGCCAAGTGCAACCGAAACATTGCCCCGAATGCAATTCCCCCTTTTTTAAGTTTTTTGGTAACGGCACGCAAAAAGTCTTTCAGGCGATCGCCAAAGAATTTCCCCAATTGCGCTGTCTGCGGTTTGATAGTGACACCACCCGTCGCAAAGGGGCACACCGCGATTTACTGGGACAATTTGCGCGGGGTGAGGCGGATATTTTACTGGGAACCCAAATGCTCACGAAGGGTTTAGATGTGGCGCAGGTGACCCTTGTGGGGGTGATTGCCGCCGATGGTTTGTTGCACCAAAGCGATTATCGGGCGGCGGAAAGAACGTTTCAGACCTTAACGCAGGTGGCGGGTCGGGCTGGTCGAGGCGATGAACCAGGACAAGTGATTATTCAAACCTATTCCCCAGAGCATCCGGTGATCCAAGCGGTGAAAACCCATGACTACCTGACCTTTGCCCAGCGGGAAATGAGTCAGCGTCAGGAATTAGATTATCCCCCCTTCGGCAAATTAGTTTTACTACGTTTTAGTGGGGAAAACCATGATCAAGTGCGCTACACCGCCGAGGCGATCGCCGAAAAATGCTTCCCGCTGCTCGAACCGGAAGACGAGCTATTGGGGCCAGTTCCAGCGAATATTCTGCGGGTGGCACGACGTTACCGTTGGCAGGTGGTTTTGAAATTTCCCCAGAGCAAAACCGAGGTTCCCGATCTAACTTTTTTGCGAGAATTTTGTCCCCGTACAGTGAGTCTTTCGATTAATGTTGACCCGCTATACATTGATTAG
- a CDS encoding glycosyltransferase family 2 protein — protein sequence MVYISVVIPTYNRKPILTKCLQALEQQQVPAELDNGGYEVVVVDDGSTDGTVAWLQTEADQYPHVRLFEQAHKGAAAARNLGVEQAQGEIIIFIDSDLVVTETFLVAHLEGLRRGKRKLKSDRLFTYGRVINTANFEDPTSEPFKVTDFSAAYFATGNVAIARKWLLEAGLFDTGFQLYGWEDLELGVRLKKLGLTLIKCPDAVGYHWHPPFSLAQIPKLIDQEIQRGKMGVIFYKKHPTWEVRMMIQMTWLHRLLWGILSLGGWLNEKRLKPLLGWLIQRGKSQLALEIARIFLNWYNVQGVYAAYREDQLARRS from the coding sequence TTGGTCTACATTAGTGTCGTTATTCCCACCTACAATCGCAAGCCCATTTTGACGAAATGCCTCCAGGCCCTAGAACAGCAACAGGTTCCGGCAGAGCTAGACAATGGGGGCTACGAGGTGGTGGTGGTAGACGATGGCTCCACCGATGGCACGGTTGCTTGGCTCCAGACCGAAGCCGACCAATATCCCCATGTGCGACTCTTTGAGCAGGCCCACAAGGGGGCTGCCGCTGCTCGGAACCTTGGGGTAGAGCAGGCCCAGGGGGAGATTATTATTTTTATTGATAGCGATCTGGTCGTTACAGAAACTTTCTTGGTGGCCCATCTGGAGGGACTCCGCCGGGGTAAGCGCAAACTCAAAAGCGATCGCCTGTTTACCTACGGACGCGTGATCAACACGGCCAATTTTGAAGACCCCACCAGCGAGCCCTTTAAGGTGACAGATTTTTCGGCGGCATATTTTGCAACGGGAAATGTGGCGATCGCCCGCAAATGGCTCCTCGAAGCCGGCTTATTCGACACGGGTTTTCAGCTTTATGGTTGGGAAGATTTAGAACTGGGTGTCCGCCTTAAAAAACTGGGTCTCACCCTGATTAAATGTCCCGATGCCGTCGGTTACCATTGGCATCCCCCCTTTAGTTTGGCGCAAATCCCCAAGCTCATTGACCAAGAAATTCAGCGGGGCAAAATGGGGGTCATCTTCTACAAAAAACATCCCACCTGGGAAGTCCGCATGATGATCCAAATGACCTGGCTCCACCGTCTGCTCTGGGGCATCCTCTCCTTGGGGGGCTGGCTCAATGAAAAGCGCCTAAAACCCCTTTTAGGTTGGCTGATCCAGCGGGGTAAATCACAACTGGCCCTCGAAATTGCCCGGATTTTTCTCAATTGGTACAACGTGCAGGGGGTCTATGCCGCCTACCGGGAAGATCAACTGGCGCGGCGCTCTTGA
- a CDS encoding transglycosylase domain-containing protein has protein sequence MSSSTVRHKTKKALAHQSKERRSPQGFLQGVAQKAMGTIIGCTMLGSAIAAGGLVGLAISFRNLPDVRTLRTYVPTETSYIYDINGKVLLSLHGEANRTNIKLSDVSPELKMAVLAIEDSHFYQHNGINPTSIGRAIISNLEAGGITEGASTLTMQLVKNLFLAQERTYNRKLAETVLALRIEQIFSKDEILEMYLNNIYWGHNNYGVETAAESYFNKSAADLTLPEAAVMAGMIQAPEDYSPFRDYQATKQRQKIVLNRLEDLGWISPEEAAAAAQEPLLVGQPTAWKASASPYITQAVVEELTQRFGEELVRKGGMRVQTTVDLNMQRRAEETVQKAFQQARNRGLRADQIAVAAVDPRTHFVKVLVGGRDYEESQFNRAIQSQRQPGSAFKPFVYYTAFASGKYTPFSTIDDSPVSYPDGSGTYSPQNYGGSFSGTVSLYNALVTSKNVPAVKLGKAVGLEKVIELCRLLGIESPLQPVISLPLGAVGVSPLEMASAYATFASNGWQSETTLILRVTDSQGNVLLDNTPQPRLVLDPWATASLTTVLQGVVNGGTGKSANLGDRPAAGKTGTTSSERDVWFVGYVPQLAAAVWIGNDDYRPMGAGTTGGGDAAPIWRAFMQEALKGEKPQYFPAASKYPRPKP, from the coding sequence TTGTCATCTAGTACCGTTCGGCACAAAACGAAAAAAGCCCTTGCCCATCAGTCCAAGGAAAGGCGATCGCCCCAGGGTTTTTTACAGGGGGTTGCCCAAAAGGCCATGGGAACAATCATTGGCTGCACCATGCTCGGCAGTGCGATCGCCGCTGGGGGCTTGGTGGGCCTCGCCATTAGTTTCCGGAACCTCCCCGATGTGCGCACCCTAAGAACCTATGTGCCCACCGAAACCAGCTATATCTACGACATCAACGGTAAAGTCCTCCTGAGCCTCCACGGTGAAGCCAACCGAACCAATATCAAACTCAGCGATGTTTCCCCCGAACTAAAGATGGCCGTCCTCGCCATTGAAGACAGTCATTTTTACCAGCACAACGGCATTAACCCCACCAGTATCGGTCGAGCCATCATCTCCAACTTAGAAGCGGGCGGCATCACCGAAGGAGCCTCAACGCTCACCATGCAATTGGTGAAAAACCTGTTTCTGGCCCAGGAGCGCACCTACAACCGTAAACTCGCAGAAACCGTCCTCGCCCTCCGCATCGAACAGATTTTTTCCAAGGACGAAATCCTGGAAATGTACCTCAACAATATCTATTGGGGTCACAACAACTATGGTGTCGAAACAGCCGCCGAATCCTATTTCAATAAGTCCGCCGCCGATCTGACCCTCCCCGAAGCCGCAGTGATGGCAGGTATGATCCAAGCCCCCGAAGACTACAGCCCCTTTCGGGATTACCAGGCCACCAAGCAACGGCAAAAAATTGTCCTCAACCGTCTAGAGGATCTCGGTTGGATTAGTCCCGAAGAAGCGGCCGCCGCTGCCCAAGAACCTCTTCTAGTCGGTCAACCGACTGCCTGGAAAGCCAGTGCATCCCCCTATATCACCCAAGCTGTGGTGGAAGAACTCACCCAACGCTTCGGCGAAGAGTTAGTCCGCAAGGGCGGGATGCGTGTCCAGACCACCGTGGATCTCAATATGCAACGCCGTGCCGAAGAAACGGTACAAAAGGCCTTTCAACAGGCCCGCAACCGGGGGTTACGGGCTGACCAAATTGCCGTGGCTGCCGTCGATCCACGAACCCATTTTGTCAAAGTATTGGTGGGGGGCAGAGATTATGAAGAAAGCCAATTTAACCGCGCAATCCAATCTCAACGTCAACCTGGGTCGGCCTTTAAACCCTTTGTCTATTACACGGCCTTTGCAAGTGGCAAATATACGCCTTTTTCGACCATTGATGATAGCCCTGTGAGTTACCCCGATGGCAGTGGTACCTATTCGCCCCAAAACTATGGCGGATCTTTTTCTGGAACCGTGAGTTTGTATAACGCCCTGGTCACTTCTAAAAATGTCCCCGCCGTCAAGCTCGGGAAGGCAGTGGGCCTCGAAAAGGTGATTGAGTTATGTCGTCTTTTAGGGATTGAAAGTCCGCTGCAACCAGTCATTTCTTTGCCGCTCGGCGCAGTGGGGGTCAGTCCTCTAGAAATGGCTAGTGCCTATGCAACCTTTGCGAGTAATGGGTGGCAAAGTGAAACAACTTTGATCCTGCGGGTCACTGATAGCCAGGGCAACGTTCTTTTAGACAATACACCCCAGCCGCGTTTGGTGCTGGATCCTTGGGCCACGGCCTCCCTGACAACAGTTCTCCAAGGGGTTGTAAATGGGGGGACAGGTAAATCTGCTAATCTAGGCGATCGCCCCGCCGCTGGGAAAACCGGCACCACCTCCTCGGAACGGGATGTGTGGTTTGTGGGCTATGTGCCCCAACTGGCGGCAGCGGTTTGGATTGGTAACGACGACTATCGACCCATGGGGGCTGGCACCACTGGCGGCGGTGATGCGGCTCCTATCTGGCGAGCGTTTATGCAAGAAGCGCTTAAGGGAGAAAAACCCCAATACTTCCCGGCGGCGTCTAAATATCCCCGTCCCAAACCGTAG
- a CDS encoding cytochrome c, with the protein MANSSELSVPNFSKLLFVIVLVLAIAALGIFGVYSTHASDPYVQQVLALQGDELRGNAIFQINCAGCHGPQADGNVGPSLRAVAQRKSDGRLIQQVISGKTPPMPKFQPAPQEMADLLSYLRTL; encoded by the coding sequence GTGGCTAATTCCTCCGAGCTTTCCGTCCCAAATTTTTCGAAGCTCCTCTTCGTAATCGTACTAGTGCTGGCCATTGCTGCCCTAGGAATCTTCGGTGTGTATAGTACCCACGCCAGTGATCCCTACGTTCAACAGGTTTTGGCGCTCCAGGGGGATGAACTGCGGGGAAATGCCATTTTTCAAATTAATTGTGCTGGCTGCCATGGCCCCCAGGCGGATGGCAATGTCGGGCCAAGTTTACGGGCTGTCGCCCAGCGAAAATCCGACGGGCGTTTAATTCAACAAGTCATCAGTGGGAAAACGCCTCCCATGCCGAAATTCCAGCCAGCTCCCCAGGAAATGGCGGATCTATTGAGCTACCTCCGCACCCTGTAG
- a CDS encoding DUF2834 domain-containing protein gives MARSIFLGSLWLVFVLYAFLGAPPNQPETLELITALSSGQWDGINPLVIALFNIMGIFPVMYGALLFLDGRGQRLPAWVFAMGSFFLGAFALLPYLALRRDNPTFTGQKNGWLRWQDSRLLGLFCLVALVGLLAYGLSAGDWGDFGTRFRGDRFIHVMSLDFCLLAILFPTLIQDDLARRGLGDQNWLLWAISFTPPLGAALYLALRPPTLEHENPVTSSQTPSTAEVSRS, from the coding sequence ATGGCCCGCTCAATTTTCCTTGGTTCCCTGTGGCTTGTCTTTGTGTTGTATGCCTTTCTAGGAGCACCTCCCAACCAGCCAGAAACCCTAGAACTGATTACTGCTTTATCCAGTGGACAGTGGGACGGGATCAATCCGCTGGTCATTGCCCTGTTTAACATCATGGGCATTTTCCCAGTGATGTATGGCGCGCTTTTATTTCTCGATGGCCGTGGCCAAAGGTTGCCCGCTTGGGTCTTTGCGATGGGGAGTTTTTTCCTTGGTGCGTTTGCGTTGCTGCCCTATCTGGCGTTACGGCGTGATAATCCCACCTTTACGGGGCAAAAAAACGGGTGGCTCCGGTGGCAGGATTCGCGGCTGTTGGGCTTATTTTGTTTGGTTGCGCTGGTGGGACTATTGGCCTACGGCCTCAGCGCGGGAGATTGGGGCGATTTTGGCACAAGGTTCCGGGGCGATCGCTTTATCCATGTGATGAGTTTGGATTTTTGTCTGCTGGCAATCCTGTTCCCGACCCTAATTCAGGATGATTTGGCCCGCCGTGGCCTGGGGGATCAAAACTGGTTATTGTGGGCGATCTCCTTTACACCTCCCCTTGGCGCGGCCTTATACCTTGCCCTGCGTCCCCCTACCCTAGAGCATGAAAATCCCGTAACCTCCAGTCAGACCCCAAGTACTGCGGAGGTAAGCCGTTCATAA
- a CDS encoding lipid-A-disaccharide synthase, giving the protein MAQPFDLIILTNGPGEVTTWLRPVVQAVRAHWGSLPRISVILAPCSHSTGQEAAIARSYPEVDRVQAAKHFFPFLLWGKTAEPWSWFSQGVVLFLGGDQFFPLVIGKRLGFKTLIYAEWEARWWRWIDGFGVMNAQVLAKIPPKYQAKFQVVGDLMVDITQEEQQTSTTPIIGLLPGSKGMKLAQGVPLLVATASVIRRQRPEVQFLLPVAPTITVQTLLHYGDRQQNPLVKRFAAPALELYHAGDQPYLQAADGTQIQLITDFPAHHALRQCQLCLTTVGANTAELGALGLPMLVLLPTQQLDAMRAWDGIPGLIAKIPWLGTLFVRWLNRRIITHARKHQVRYAWPNIWAKKDIVPELLGELDPETLGALVLDYLDHPEKLTAMQASLQACRGEAGAAHKLTLMIGDLLHLTTVDSGYELPPVRHQDAH; this is encoded by the coding sequence ATGGCCCAGCCCTTTGATCTGATTATCCTCACCAATGGCCCTGGCGAAGTGACCACTTGGCTCCGTCCTGTCGTGCAAGCCGTGCGCGCCCATTGGGGAAGTCTGCCGCGCATTTCTGTAATCCTGGCACCCTGTTCCCACAGCACGGGTCAAGAAGCGGCGATCGCCCGGAGCTACCCCGAAGTAGACCGTGTCCAGGCCGCAAAGCATTTTTTTCCGTTTCTGCTCTGGGGAAAAACCGCCGAACCTTGGTCTTGGTTTTCCCAGGGGGTGGTGCTTTTCCTCGGTGGGGATCAATTTTTTCCCTTAGTCATTGGTAAGCGCCTCGGCTTTAAAACCCTGATTTACGCCGAGTGGGAAGCCCGCTGGTGGCGCTGGATCGATGGCTTTGGGGTGATGAATGCCCAGGTTTTAGCGAAAATCCCTCCCAAGTACCAGGCTAAATTTCAAGTGGTCGGGGATCTGATGGTGGATATCACCCAGGAGGAACAGCAAACCAGCACCACACCAATTATCGGTCTACTACCGGGTTCTAAGGGGATGAAACTCGCCCAGGGAGTCCCTTTACTCGTGGCCACCGCCAGTGTGATCCGCCGCCAACGCCCAGAGGTGCAATTTCTGCTCCCTGTGGCCCCGACCATCACGGTGCAAACGCTACTGCACTATGGCGATCGCCAACAAAATCCCTTGGTAAAACGTTTCGCCGCTCCTGCCCTTGAGCTTTACCACGCTGGGGATCAACCTTATTTACAGGCTGCCGATGGTACGCAGATTCAACTAATCACCGATTTTCCCGCCCACCACGCCCTACGGCAATGTCAGCTTTGTCTTACCACCGTGGGGGCCAATACAGCCGAATTGGGGGCTTTGGGCCTGCCGATGCTGGTACTTTTGCCGACCCAACAATTGGATGCAATGCGCGCTTGGGATGGTATTCCTGGTCTCATTGCGAAAATTCCTTGGTTAGGAACTTTGTTTGTGCGCTGGCTTAATCGACGCATTATTACCCATGCTCGCAAACACCAGGTACGTTATGCTTGGCCGAATATTTGGGCAAAAAAAGACATTGTGCCGGAGCTGCTGGGGGAACTAGACCCAGAAACCTTAGGGGCATTGGTATTAGATTATTTAGACCATCCTGAAAAGCTCACGGCCATGCAAGCATCCCTCCAGGCTTGTCGCGGTGAGGCGGGAGCAGCTCATAAATTAACGCTGATGATCGGTGATTTGTTGCACTTAACAACGGTGGATTCGGGCTATGAGCTACCACCAGTGCGTCACCAGGACGCCCATTGA
- a CDS encoding DUF2973 domain-containing protein, with protein sequence MFHFLFILAFGIIATIAAVNLVRSFMMLSNETRVYPNFQSNAQGTQSQRPRPTPHPEMVDDLGQPINEPLLVVRSLDVEDARQRLDNLYNSSPSGENNQEEDA encoded by the coding sequence ATGTTTCATTTCTTGTTTATTTTGGCATTTGGAATTATCGCCACCATCGCAGCGGTGAACTTGGTGCGCAGCTTTATGATGCTGAGTAATGAAACAAGGGTTTATCCAAATTTTCAGAGCAATGCCCAAGGAACACAATCCCAACGGCCCCGGCCGACCCCCCACCCAGAAATGGTTGATGACTTGGGTCAACCGATTAATGAGCCTTTGTTGGTGGTGCGATCGCTGGATGTGGAAGACGCGAGGCAACGGCTAGACAATTTATACAACTCATCGCCGAGTGGTGAAAATAACCAGGAAGAGGATGCCTAG